AAATCGGCGATGGGCTAAAGCCAATCCCAATCTATCCGACCCTAATGGGCACAAAGCTGGGGCTAGTAAAATTATAGAGTTTCTAGGCTGGTGCGAAGAGGCCGATGTCCGCGTTGTTACGCTCTGGCTCCTATCAACAGATAATTTCAAACGAAGCGCTGCCGAGATAGATGAACTGCTCAAAATCATCGGTGAGACTGTGGATGAGTTAGCCGCCAAGGGTCGATGGAATATTAAAGCTGTAGGCGCTTTAGATCTGCTTCCCGAATGGCTTAGCCACAAACTAAGCAACCTTCAACCTATCCGTGGAGACGGCATCGAAGTTAATGTCGCTATTAGCTATGGCGGTCGCCGCGAAATTGTAGATGCAGTGAAGTGTTATTTGAGTGAGGAAGAAAGGGCGGGCAGTTCACTCGAAGAAGCTAAGGCACACCTAACGAGTGAAGATATTTCAAAATTTTTATATACCGCCGGACAGCCAGATCCTGAACTCCTTATTCGAACTTCAGGGGAGCAGCGACTTGGAGGATTTCTGTTATGGCAGAGTGCACTGTCAGAGTTCTACTTCTGCGAGGCATATTGGCCAGATTTTCGCCGCGTGGATTTTTTGCGTGCCTTGCGCGCATACTCTTTGCGACAACGTCGCTTTGGCTCATAAGTAATTCTTCAAGATTTAACAGTGCATCCGTGCGTGTCGAGGCGCAATCGAGTAAATCTAGTTCTATCTTTTTCATATCCGAAGTAGTTCCCGACTAGTACAACTTAAATCGAGGAGTTCAGCCATTGGCTTCTAAGAGTCAAATCGGTAGGAAGACCTTTGTTTTAGATACCAGTGTTTTGCTGGCCGATCCTGGCGCGCTCTATAAGTTTGCAGAGCACGAAGTCATAATCCCGATTGCTGTCATCGGCGAGTTAGAAACAAAGCGCGACCATCCAGAGCTCGGCTACTTTGCTAGAGCCGCCCTTCGCGCACTTGATGATCTTCGCCTGACCCATGGTCGCCTCGACAAAGCGCTCACCGTTACTCCTGAGGGTGGAACGCTCTCCGTGGAGCTCAATCACACCGATCTTTCGACGCTGCCGCAGGGTTTTTTGCGTGATGGCACTAATGATTCGCGAATCCTGGCCATTGCCAAGAATTTAATGGGTGATGGAAAGGATGTTGTACTCGTCACTAAAGACCTACCCCTTCGCGTTAAAGCATCCTCAGTCGGTGTTGAGGCCCAGGAGTATTTAGCTGAACTTGTCTCGAATAGTGGTTGGACTGGAATCGTTGAACTGGACGTTGCCTCTAATACCATCGACGATCTATACGCATCTGATCGCGCCGATCACGAGGCAGCTCACGAACTCCCTGTTCACACTGGGGTCGTACTCCACTCTGATCGCGGAAGCGCACTCGCCCGAGTAAGCGCTGACAAGCAGCTGCAGTTAGTTCGGGGAGATCGAAGTGCATTTGGTTTGCATGGCAGAAGCGCCGAGCAACGAATCGCATTAGATCTCTTACTCGATGATTCCATTGGGATCATCTCACTCGGTGGTCGTGCCGGAACTGGAAAATCGGCGCTGGCTTTATGCGCCGGACTTGAAGCGGTCATGGAGAAACGAATCCATAAGAAGGTAGTTATCTTCCGCCCTCTCTATCCAGTGGGTGGCCAAGAACTTGGCTATCTGCCTGGGAGTGAAGGTGAAAAAATGTCACCATGGGCCCAAGCTGTCTTCGATACTTTAGGCGCCTTAGTAAGCCAGGCCGTCATCGATGAGATTGTTGATCGCGGTTTAATTGAGGTTTTACCTTTAACTCATATTCGTGGGCGCTCACTGCATGACTCATTTGTCATTGTCGATGAGGCTCAGTCTCTAGAAAGGGGAGTTCTCTTAACTGTCCTCTCTCGAATCGGTCAGGGCTCACGCGTCATTTTGACTCATGACGTTGCCCAGCGCGACAACTTGCGAGTAGGTCGCCACGATGGCGTGGTAGCAGTTGTTGAAACCCTTAAAGGTCATCCACTCTTTGCCCATGTGACCCTGACCCGTTCGGAGCGCTCGCCGATTGCGGCCCTTGTCACGGAAATGCTGGAAGGTCCCATCGTAGGGTAGGCGGTTGAAGCCTCTTAAAAGGGCTAGAAACAATCTCACAGTCACAATTGGTACATTTCGGACATCATACGTACTGACCTGCGCTTTTACTCATCCACAGCCCTTGGTGTTTCTGTGAATTTGCAACTTACGCTTGAATAAATTTGCCGATATACCCCATACACGACACCCTAAAGCCTTCCCCGTAATCAATAAGGTCTCACTTGAGGCCAATTGCTTATGGGCTGATTAGATAAAGGGAGGGAGTGAGATGAAGCGTCGTAGCAAATACGTAGCTATCTGGGGCGTTATAGCCTCCATGCTCTTTCTAACCTCGCTACTTCCAAGTGCATACGGTCTAGAGTTTCCGGTGACCACCAGTATCGAGATCGAGCCCACACTTAATGAAAGGGCTTTGGCATTTGAAGAGGCTACCCCGCTTAGCGCAGGGGTGCTGTATGGCTCTATTGATCTTGCAACGACGCGCATCGGAGCGATCTTCTCAAGCGACCTAGCTCTCGTCTCCTCTATAAGCCATCAAGTTGAAATGGCCCGAACCAGCTTTGGAGCTAAAAAGGTAGGTAAGTTTATTCTTCTCGATGAGTATGGCATGGGGGACAAGGAGTTCTCATGTCTAAACAATCTCTGGACTAAGGAAAGCCACTGGAACTATAAAGCGCATAACTATCGCTCCGGCGCTCATGGAATTCCACAGGCTCTGCCGGCTGACAAGATGTCAGTTGTGGCATCAGACTGGAGAACTAATCCAGTTACCCAGATCCGTTGGGGGTTGCGCTACATCACTATTCGCTATGAGACCCCATGCAAAGCGTGGTCATTTTTTAAATCTAAGCGCTACTACTAGTCGCGATTTTCATTCACTCAGGGAATCTCTAGAGAACACATCGAATAATCTGATTGTGCCGTTTAGTAGGAGGGAAAGTTCTTGAAAATTATTGGGAGAATTTTTACAGCACGCTCTGGCTTAGTACAAATCGCTGTCGTAGCCGCACTTCTTGCACTTGGCGTACACCTTTTGGCGGTGGGGATTGTGGCCGAGATAGGCGATGTTCGAAGTTTCATCGCAGGCGCGATAGTTATTGTAGGGACGTTGGTGATTGCCTTCGCTATTCAATTTCGAGGTCTGGATGAGACGGTGCAATTCGGGGGTGTTGTGCCCATACTTAAAAATCGGCTTATCCAGATTCCAGATTATGATCTCACGGAAATGCTTGTGGAGACTTTCGGAGCCGTTACGAAAGAAAATGAGGCGTTGAGACTTCAGTGGGAGAATGAACCAATCTTGTCCTTAATTTCAGCCGAGTCTAAGGAAGCAGACGGCAAAAATCTAGAGGGGACCGGGGCATCATTGCTGCGCGAATCTCTCGAGTACGTGTATTTAGAGTTACTTTCAAGGCACCTTACTGAATATTTTTCCGACGATAGTTTCGCTGGAATGTGTCGCGAACACTCGCGCGATGATTTACTTCCATTAGTTGCATCGAATCGGGTTTTGGACTTACTCTCCCGCCCGCTCGAAGACCGAATCGTGTTGGTCGAAAACAAGAGCGATAAAAATCGGCATTTTACCGAGCTACACCGAGAGACTAAAATTGATGGATTGGTTGAGGAGAGAGTTTTAATTCAGGCAGGTGACGGCGAACACTTATACCGGAGACTTGAGTTAGTTCTACCTGCAGATGTGAAAATACAAAGGGTAGGTCCGGGGCACATTCGTTTGGATGGAAGAATTTTGAGGACGGATCTTAAAATTGATTTTGGAGGTTTAACGTCAAAACTTGATCACGAATTTCTTGATCGTTATATGAATATCTCTCCCCGAGATTTTTATGGACAAGGAGCCAATGCTGGGCAACTCTGGTCGGTTATGTTTGAATTTTCTTCGCACGTTAAATGGCGTGGAATTTTTACTTCCCGTGGCTGGAGACTTAATCGATGGGCAGAGTCTTTCGTGGAGGCTGCAAATCAATCGCTAGATATCAACGCCTTTTTGGAGCATTTGCAATGGAATTCTGTGAGGACCATTATTAGGTTGACATCACCTGCGAATCCACCAAAAGAGATAGTTAAACGCGCCAAGGTCGCCAATTCCAAAGAGACAAAGAAGCCAACCAAACGGGCTTAATCCATTCGGTAGGTTTTAGGGCCTCGGACCTATACGTAATGGCGTGCTGGTTTCGGCAAAGAAATCATTTCCCTTGTCATCGACGACGATAAAGGCTGGGAAATCTACGACATCGATTTTAAAGACGGCCTCCATACCGAGCTCTTCAAAATCTAGGACTTCAACTTTTGTGATGCACTCCAAAGCAAGTCTGGCCGCAGGCCCACCGATCGATCCTAAGTAAAAGCCACCGTTTGCTTTACAGGCCTCGGTGACGGCCTTAGATCGGTTGCCCTTTGCCAGCATGACAAATGAACCGCCTTTAGATTGAAAGTACTCAACATACGAGTCCATGCGCCCGGCCGTAGTTGGACCAAATGAGCCCGAGGCATATCCCGCTGGAGTTTTAGCTGGACCGGCGTAATACACCGCGTAATTCTTTAGATATTCGGGCATCGGAGCGCCGCTATCTATTGCCGCTTTAATTTTGGCATGGGCTAAATCTCGGGCGACAACTAATGTTCCGGTAAGGCTAAGCCGCGTTTTGACTGGGTATTTAGAGAGCTCGGCACGGATTTTCTCCATCGGCTGATTGAGGTCAATCGCTACAACGTCGTCATCTAAATGTTCGTCAGTTGTCTCTGGAAGAAAATGCGCTGGCTCTCGCTCTAGCTCCTCAAGGAAAATTCCCTCTTTAGTGATTTTACCCTTTGCCTGTCGATCGGCAGAACAGGAGACTGCTATTGCAATTGGAAGTGATGCACCATGGCGAGGCAGGCGGACAACTCGAACATCGTGGCAGAAGTACTTTCCACCAAACTGAGCACCAATTCCTAACTTTCTTGTTAGCTCTAAAACCTGTTGCTCTAAATCAATATCTCTAAAGCCATGACCAGTTGCAGCATCACCGGTAGTTGGGAGTGAATCCAAATACTTAGTGCTAGCTAACTTGGCCGTTTTAACGGTGTGTTCGGCACTTGTTCCACCGATGACGATTGCCAAGTGATACGGCGGACAGGCGGCAGTGCCAATCGAACGCAGTTTTTCATCGAGCCAATTCATGAAGGAAGTTGGATTTAAAATCGCCTTTGTCTCCTGGTATAAAAATGATTTATTTGCGCTACCCCCGCCTTTTGCGATGAAGAGGAAGTTGTACTCATCGGGATGATCGCTATCGGCAAATATTTCAATCTGGGCAGGAAGGTTATTGCCGGTATTCTTTTCCTCCCACATTGTCACGGGGGCCATCTGCGAATAGCGCAGATTCAATTTCGTAAAAGCATCATAGATTCCCTGCGAAATCGCAATCTCATCTTTTGAAGTAGTTAAAACTCGCTGGCCCTTTTTTCCCATTACCAAAGCTGTTCCTGTGTCTTGGCACATCGGCAGAACCCCACCGGCTGAGATATTGGCATTTTTCAATAAATCCGTTGCGACGAAGCGATCATTGGGTGATGCCTCTAGATCTAGAATGATGTTAGCCAACTGCTGCAAGTGTGCAGGACGCAAGTAGTGCGAAATATCGTGGATTGCTTCAGCAGTTAGTTTTTCAAGGGCCTCAGGTTCGACCTGCAAAAACTCTTTATCACCGTATCGCACGACAGTTACACCCTCGGTACCAACAAAACGATACTTCGTATCATCTTCACCTAAAGGCAAGAGTTCAGAGTATGAAAAATTTGGCATCTGATTTACGGCTTGACCGCATCCAATTTCTTCTTTGCCCCGTCTAACCACTCCTGGCAGATTTTTGTTAACTCTTCACCGCGCTCCCAGAGTTTTAAGGAGTCTTCGAGAGTGGCACTTCCGGTTTCAAGGGCGGCGACTACTTCAGCTAACTCATCGCGCGCGGCCTCGTATGAAATCTTCTTTTCGACCATAGGTTAAATCTACCCCTTTACGCTGTAGGCAGTCACTGTGGCATAACTCTCGCCCTTAGCTAAACGCAGGCGAAGCAAATCTCCAACTTTCAAAGTACTGGCATCGCGGGCAATGTCACCAGTGGATAACTGCACAACAGAGTAGCCACGATCTAATGTGGCTTGCGGTGAAAGTGCACGGACCCGAGCTTTAATCTGAGAAAGCTCCTCTATTGCTAGCTTGAGGTGGCCGCCAAAACTACGTAGAGAGCGCTCACGAAGAGCAAGAATTATTTCAGCGCGAGAAGTAATGAGAAGGTGGGGATCTCTCATGACCGGACGGTCTCTGAAGTTCGTCAATCTCGTTGTTTCTAAATCAATGAGATTTAATATTTTACGGCGGGCGCGATCACGTAGCCCAGATATCATTTCAATCTCTTCATTAATATCCGGCACGGCATGTTTGGCGGCATCGGTTGGGGTCGATGCTCGAAAATCTGCCACTAAATCTAATAATGGTGAATCTTTCTCATGGCCAATAGCGCTAACAATTGGAGTCAAACACGATGCTGCTAAGCGCACTAATCCCTCATCACTAAATGGAAGAAGATCTTCAAAGGAGCCTCCACCACGCGTGATGATGATGACATCTACATTGACATCGGCCTCTAATTCGCGCAAAGCCGCCGAAACTTCAGTTACTGCGGCGGCACCTTGCACCGTAACTTCGCGAATTTCAAATACGACGCTCGGCCAACGCCGCTTAGCATTTTCAACGACATCTTTTTCTGCATCCGTGTTTCTTCCGCAGATAAGACCAACTTTTTTAGGCAACAACGGGAGTTCTATTTTGCGATCTGAATCAAATAGACCTTCGGTGGCTAACAAAGACTTAAGCGCTTCAAGACGTGCAAGAAGTTCTCCAACTCCTACCTGTCGAATTTCTCGTGCCGATAAAGTCAGCGAACCATTTTTGGTGTACCACGTTGGCTTTGCATACAGAACAACGCGAGCATTTGCAGGTAATGGTTGAGCGGCGGCGATAACTGATTTATGGCACATAACCGAAAGGGACATATCAGCACTCGGATCGCGCAGACGAATAAATGCCATAACCCCGCTACGTTCGTTGAGTTCGCTGATTTCACCTTCAATCCAAATCGGGCCTAATCGATCGACATACTCTTTAATCGCCTCAGTGACGACCTTGACCGAGGCCGGGGATTCACTTGAACTTTCGAACATGAGATGAGCCTAATAGACTCACTCCATGGCTAAGAGAGTTCTCCTTGCTGCGCCCCGTGGGTATTGCGCCGGCGTTGACCGCGCCGTTATAACCGTCGAAAAAGCTTTGGAGCTCTATGGTGCCCCGGTTTATGTAAGAAAGCAGATTGTTCATAATGTGCACGTTGTCGCAAGCCTTGAGGCCAAGGGTGCAATCTTTGTCGATGAGACCGATGAGGTACCAGAAGGCAAGACCGTCGTTTTTTCGGCACATGGCGTTGCACCAAGTGTTCATGAGGAGGCGGCCATTCGAAAGCTAAAAACTATCGATGCCACCTGCCCCTTAGTTACCAAAGTTCATCATGAAGTTCGACGATTTGCACAAGAGGATGCTGAGATTTTGCTTATTGGCCACGAAGGTCACGAGGAAGTTGAGGGCACAGCCGGTGAGGCTGTAGGTCAGGTGCGAGTTATCGATGGTTTAGATGGCGCAAGAAGCGTAGTTCCGACACCTGGAAAGAAATTAGTCTGGCTTTCACAGACTACTTTGAGCGTTGATGAGACTTTATCGGCCGTTGCAATTCTAAAAGAGCGCTTCCCAGATATCCAAGATCCACCCAGTGATGACATTTGCTATGCAACGCAAAACCGTCAGGAGGCGATTAAAGCGATTTCGGCGAATGCTGATTTAGTAATCGTTGTGGGTTCACAAAACTCATCTAATTCAGTGCGTTTGGCCGAAGTCGCACTCG
This Candidatus Planktophila sp. DNA region includes the following protein-coding sequences:
- the uppS gene encoding polyprenyl diphosphate synthase encodes the protein MYAAIRKLIKSLLYPLYEWRLVRSLDFSKTPHHVGVILDGNRRWAKANPNLSDPNGHKAGASKIIEFLGWCEEADVRVVTLWLLSTDNFKRSAAEIDELLKIIGETVDELAAKGRWNIKAVGALDLLPEWLSHKLSNLQPIRGDGIEVNVAISYGGRREIVDAVKCYLSEEERAGSSLEEAKAHLTSEDISKFLYTAGQPDPELLIRTSGEQRLGGFLLWQSALSEFYFCEAYWPDFRRVDFLRALRAYSLRQRRFGS
- a CDS encoding PhoH family protein, with the translated sequence MASKSQIGRKTFVLDTSVLLADPGALYKFAEHEVIIPIAVIGELETKRDHPELGYFARAALRALDDLRLTHGRLDKALTVTPEGGTLSVELNHTDLSTLPQGFLRDGTNDSRILAIAKNLMGDGKDVVLVTKDLPLRVKASSVGVEAQEYLAELVSNSGWTGIVELDVASNTIDDLYASDRADHEAAHELPVHTGVVLHSDRGSALARVSADKQLQLVRGDRSAFGLHGRSAEQRIALDLLLDDSIGIISLGGRAGTGKSALALCAGLEAVMEKRIHKKVVIFRPLYPVGGQELGYLPGSEGEKMSPWAQAVFDTLGALVSQAVIDEIVDRGLIEVLPLTHIRGRSLHDSFVIVDEAQSLERGVLLTVLSRIGQGSRVILTHDVAQRDNLRVGRHDGVVAVVETLKGHPLFAHVTLTRSERSPIAALVTEMLEGPIVG
- a CDS encoding fumarate hydratase produces the protein MPNFSYSELLPLGEDDTKYRFVGTEGVTVVRYGDKEFLQVEPEALEKLTAEAIHDISHYLRPAHLQQLANIILDLEASPNDRFVATDLLKNANISAGGVLPMCQDTGTALVMGKKGQRVLTTSKDEIAISQGIYDAFTKLNLRYSQMAPVTMWEEKNTGNNLPAQIEIFADSDHPDEYNFLFIAKGGGSANKSFLYQETKAILNPTSFMNWLDEKLRSIGTAACPPYHLAIVIGGTSAEHTVKTAKLASTKYLDSLPTTGDAATGHGFRDIDLEQQVLELTRKLGIGAQFGGKYFCHDVRVVRLPRHGASLPIAIAVSCSADRQAKGKITKEGIFLEELEREPAHFLPETTDEHLDDDVVAIDLNQPMEKIRAELSKYPVKTRLSLTGTLVVARDLAHAKIKAAIDSGAPMPEYLKNYAVYYAGPAKTPAGYASGSFGPTTAGRMDSYVEYFQSKGGSFVMLAKGNRSKAVTEACKANGGFYLGSIGGPAARLALECITKVEVLDFEELGMEAVFKIDVVDFPAFIVVDDKGNDFFAETSTPLRIGPRP
- a CDS encoding exodeoxyribonuclease VII small subunit, coding for MVEKKISYEAARDELAEVVAALETGSATLEDSLKLWERGEELTKICQEWLDGAKKKLDAVKP
- the xseA gene encoding exodeoxyribonuclease VII large subunit; its protein translation is MFESSSESPASVKVVTEAIKEYVDRLGPIWIEGEISELNERSGVMAFIRLRDPSADMSLSVMCHKSVIAAAQPLPANARVVLYAKPTWYTKNGSLTLSAREIRQVGVGELLARLEALKSLLATEGLFDSDRKIELPLLPKKVGLICGRNTDAEKDVVENAKRRWPSVVFEIREVTVQGAAAVTEVSAALRELEADVNVDVIIITRGGGSFEDLLPFSDEGLVRLAASCLTPIVSAIGHEKDSPLLDLVADFRASTPTDAAKHAVPDINEEIEMISGLRDRARRKILNLIDLETTRLTNFRDRPVMRDPHLLITSRAEIILALRERSLRSFGGHLKLAIEELSQIKARVRALSPQATLDRGYSVVQLSTGDIARDASTLKVGDLLRLRLAKGESYATVTAYSVKG
- a CDS encoding 4-hydroxy-3-methylbut-2-enyl diphosphate reductase, producing MAKRVLLAAPRGYCAGVDRAVITVEKALELYGAPVYVRKQIVHNVHVVASLEAKGAIFVDETDEVPEGKTVVFSAHGVAPSVHEEAAIRKLKTIDATCPLVTKVHHEVRRFAQEDAEILLIGHEGHEEVEGTAGEAVGQVRVIDGLDGARSVVPTPGKKLVWLSQTTLSVDETLSAVAILKERFPDIQDPPSDDICYATQNRQEAIKAISANADLVIVVGSQNSSNSVRLAEVALEYGARASHLVDYAEEIQEHWLTDVETIGLTSGASVPEILVDDVLVWLAERGYGDVETVTAIQESLLFSLPAELRKDLKAAGQN